The Gammaproteobacteria bacterium genome includes a region encoding these proteins:
- a CDS encoding conserved hypothetical protein (Evidence 4 : Unknown function but conserved in other organisms): MKKVPFFIAWMMFVPLVVMAGESITYPHGLKLGGAAAHLGAVNHQTSPYFKHLNFYNSRSTKSLIILPRFNTYQQTTEYTCGPAALVMAAYYRGVSLNELEVAKLSGSTKKFGTSTRQMVNYLKSNGWNVRSSLTEPRIGSLNFLRNQIKKGNPIMVEWIDWAGHWQVVIGYDDMGTTSNQSDDVIIMADPYDTSDHLQDGYYIVPADRFQYMWFDHNLLPKGQRNRQWIIFNR, translated from the coding sequence ATGAAAAAAGTACCATTTTTCATTGCTTGGATGATGTTTGTTCCATTAGTCGTCATGGCGGGAGAATCTATTACTTATCCCCATGGCTTAAAACTGGGTGGCGCAGCGGCGCATCTTGGCGCGGTAAATCACCAAACCTCTCCGTATTTCAAGCATCTGAATTTTTATAATTCGCGTAGCACGAAATCGTTAATTATTCTTCCACGTTTCAATACCTATCAACAAACCACAGAATACACTTGTGGTCCAGCGGCGCTTGTCATGGCGGCCTATTATCGTGGGGTTAGCCTAAATGAATTGGAAGTGGCAAAATTAAGTGGATCCACTAAAAAATTTGGAACTTCCACCAGACAAATGGTGAATTATTTAAAATCCAATGGATGGAATGTGCGGTCGAGCCTTACCGAACCAAGGATTGGTTCACTCAATTTTCTGCGTAACCAAATCAAAAAGGGAAATCCTATAATGGTCGAATGGATCGATTGGGCGGGGCATTGGCAAGTCGTCATTGGTTATGACGATATGGGCACGACGAGCAATCAGTCCGATGACGTTATCATCATGGCTGATCCTTATGACACATCCGATCATCTACAAGACGGTTATTACATTGTTCCTGCGGATCGTTTTCAGTATATGTGGTTTGATCACAATCTATTACCCAAGGGTCAACGGAATAGACAATGGATTATTTTCAATCGTTAA